The Vibrio chagasii genome includes a region encoding these proteins:
- a CDS encoding ParA family protein has protein sequence MGRIVAIANQKGGVGKTTTCINLAASMAATKRKILVVDLDPQGNATMASGVDKYQVEATAYDLLVEDTPFDEVVCRSTSGNYDLIAANGDVTAAEIKLMEVFAREVRLKNALASIRDNYDFIFIDCPPSLNLLTINAMAAADSVLVPMQCEYFALEGLTALMDTISKLAAVVNENLKIEGLLRTMYDPRNRLSNEVSDQLKKHFGSKVYRTVIPRNVRLAEAPSHGKPAMYYDKYSAGAKAYLALAGEMLRREEVPV, from the coding sequence GTGGGTAGAATCGTAGCAATTGCCAACCAGAAGGGCGGCGTAGGAAAAACAACAACTTGCATTAACTTAGCAGCATCAATGGCGGCGACAAAGCGCAAGATATTGGTTGTTGACCTCGATCCTCAAGGTAATGCCACTATGGCGAGCGGTGTCGACAAATATCAGGTTGAAGCAACTGCTTACGATTTGTTGGTTGAAGACACCCCATTTGATGAGGTGGTTTGTCGAAGTACATCTGGCAATTATGACCTCATCGCCGCTAACGGTGATGTTACTGCGGCAGAAATCAAGCTGATGGAAGTGTTTGCGCGCGAAGTTCGCCTTAAAAACGCACTCGCATCCATTCGCGATAATTATGATTTCATCTTTATTGATTGCCCACCCTCATTAAACCTTCTTACAATTAATGCCATGGCAGCTGCCGATTCCGTATTAGTTCCAATGCAATGTGAATACTTTGCTCTTGAAGGTTTGACTGCGTTGATGGATACCATAAGCAAGCTTGCGGCGGTGGTGAACGAGAACCTGAAGATCGAAGGTCTTCTGCGTACTATGTATGATCCTCGCAACCGCTTATCAAACGAAGTATCAGATCAACTCAAAAAACACTTCGGTAGCAAGGTCTACCGAACTGTGATCCCTAGAAATGTACGTCTTGCTGAAGCGCCGAGTCACGGCAAACCTGCAATGTACTACGACAAATATTCCGCTGGTGCTAAGGCATACCTTGCACTTGCTGGCGAAATGTTGCGTCGTGAAGAAGTCCCAGTATAG
- the rsmG gene encoding 16S rRNA (guanine(527)-N(7))-methyltransferase RsmG encodes MSVLREKLDLLIGQTDLEVSEKQRSQLVGYVELLNKWNKAYNLTSVRDPLEMMVKHILDSIIVSTHLQGKRFIDVGTGPGLPGIPLSIMNPDCEFYLLDSLGKRIRFIKQVVHELGIDNVVPVQSRVEEFQPEEKFDAVLSRAFASMTDMVEWCHHLPKEQSGVFLALKGQHPRDEIDLLPEWCSVTDIKALRVPELDGERHLVTLSRQG; translated from the coding sequence ATGAGCGTATTACGCGAAAAACTGGATCTCCTGATTGGCCAGACTGACCTAGAAGTATCTGAAAAACAACGTAGCCAGCTAGTTGGCTATGTTGAGTTACTCAACAAATGGAACAAGGCTTACAATCTGACTTCGGTTCGTGACCCATTAGAAATGATGGTGAAACATATCTTAGATAGCATCATTGTTAGCACTCACTTACAGGGTAAGCGCTTTATCGATGTGGGAACCGGACCTGGCTTACCTGGGATTCCGCTCTCAATCATGAACCCAGACTGCGAGTTTTACTTGCTAGATAGCTTAGGTAAGCGTATTCGTTTTATTAAGCAGGTGGTTCACGAGTTGGGAATCGACAACGTCGTGCCGGTCCAAAGCCGTGTTGAAGAGTTTCAACCTGAAGAAAAGTTTGATGCAGTGCTCAGTCGCGCATTTGCGTCAATGACAGACATGGTAGAGTGGTGTCACCATTTACCTAAAGAGCAATCCGGTGTATTTTTGGCTCTTAAGGGACAACATCCTAGAGATGAAATCGACCTGTTACCTGAATGGTGTTCAGTGACAGACATCAAAGCTTTGCGAGTACCAGAGCTTGATGGAGAGCGTCATCTAGTAACTTTATCGCGTCAGGGATAA
- the mnmG gene encoding tRNA uridine-5-carboxymethylaminomethyl(34) synthesis enzyme MnmG: MLYHEKFDVIVVGGGHAGTEAALASARTGQSTLLLTHNIDTLGQMSCNPAIGGIGKGHLVKEVDAMGGLMAQAIDHAGIQFRTLNASKGPAVRATRAQADRALYKAFVRNVLENTPNLTLFQQSVDDLIVEQDQVVGVVTQMGLKFRANAVVLTVGTFLGGKIHIGMESSSGGRAGDPPSIALADRLRDLPFRVDRLKTGTPPRIDARSVDFSELEVQHGDNPTPVFSFMGSRAQQPRQIPCYITHTNENTHDVIRANLDRSPMYAGVIEGIGPRYCPSIEDKVMRFADKNSHQIFIEPEGLTTHELYPNGISTSLPFDVQVQIVRSMKGFENAHIVRPGYAIEYDFFDPRDLKLTYETKFIKGLFFAGQINGTTGYEEAAAQGLMAGLNASLFTQGKEGWSPRRDQAYMGVLIDDLSTMGTKEPYRMFTSRAEYRLLLREDNADIRLTEKSRELGLVDDARWARFNEKMDNMEKERQRLKETWINPKSEDIGALNQILKTPMSREASGEDLLRRPEMTYSQLTALDRFSPALEDQQAAEQVEIQVKYEGYIQRQQDEIEKSLRHENTKLPADIDYSQVKGLSNEVVLKLTNAKPDSIGIASRISGITPAAISILLVYLKKHGLLKKGEEA, encoded by the coding sequence ATGCTTTATCACGAAAAATTTGACGTCATCGTTGTTGGTGGCGGCCATGCAGGAACGGAAGCCGCACTCGCATCTGCACGTACTGGTCAAAGTACGTTATTACTTACTCATAATATCGATACCTTGGGACAAATGTCTTGTAACCCAGCTATCGGTGGTATCGGTAAGGGCCACTTGGTGAAAGAGGTCGATGCAATGGGTGGTTTGATGGCGCAAGCCATTGATCATGCAGGTATTCAGTTCAGAACACTAAACGCGTCAAAAGGCCCTGCGGTTCGTGCAACTCGCGCTCAAGCAGACCGTGCACTCTACAAAGCCTTTGTTCGTAATGTCCTTGAAAACACGCCAAATCTAACCTTGTTCCAGCAATCGGTTGATGACCTGATCGTTGAACAGGATCAAGTGGTCGGTGTGGTCACTCAAATGGGCCTTAAGTTCCGTGCTAATGCTGTGGTACTGACGGTAGGGACATTCCTCGGCGGTAAGATCCATATTGGTATGGAAAGCTCTTCTGGTGGTCGTGCTGGCGATCCACCATCGATCGCTTTGGCTGACCGACTTCGTGATCTTCCATTTCGAGTTGATCGCCTGAAAACAGGTACACCTCCTCGTATCGATGCGCGCAGTGTTGATTTTTCTGAACTTGAGGTTCAGCACGGTGATAACCCAACACCGGTTTTCTCATTCATGGGCAGCCGAGCACAACAGCCGCGCCAAATCCCATGTTACATCACGCATACCAATGAAAATACGCACGATGTGATTCGTGCCAACCTTGACCGTAGCCCGATGTACGCTGGCGTGATTGAGGGTATTGGTCCTCGCTACTGTCCTTCGATTGAAGACAAAGTGATGCGTTTTGCTGATAAAAACAGCCACCAAATTTTTATTGAGCCTGAAGGCCTAACGACACATGAGTTATACCCGAATGGTATCTCTACTAGTCTGCCGTTTGATGTACAGGTTCAAATTGTTCGCTCAATGAAAGGGTTCGAAAATGCTCACATCGTGCGTCCTGGCTACGCAATTGAGTATGATTTCTTTGATCCTCGCGACCTAAAACTGACTTACGAAACTAAGTTTATTAAAGGCTTGTTCTTTGCTGGTCAAATTAACGGTACTACCGGTTATGAAGAAGCAGCAGCACAAGGCCTCATGGCTGGCTTAAACGCAAGCTTATTCACTCAAGGCAAAGAGGGCTGGAGCCCACGTCGTGACCAAGCTTACATGGGCGTTCTTATCGATGACCTATCAACTATGGGCACCAAAGAACCGTACCGTATGTTTACGTCTCGTGCGGAATACCGTCTGTTGCTTCGTGAAGACAACGCCGATATCCGTCTGACAGAAAAATCTCGTGAACTTGGTTTGGTTGATGATGCGCGTTGGGCTCGATTCAACGAGAAGATGGACAACATGGAGAAAGAGCGTCAGCGTCTGAAAGAGACTTGGATTAATCCAAAATCTGAAGATATTGGCGCGCTGAACCAGATCCTAAAAACACCGATGTCTCGTGAAGCGAGCGGAGAAGATCTTCTGCGTCGTCCAGAAATGACTTATTCACAGCTGACGGCTCTGGATCGTTTTTCTCCAGCACTGGAAGATCAACAAGCGGCTGAGCAAGTTGAGATCCAAGTGAAGTACGAAGGCTACATTCAGCGTCAACAAGACGAAATTGAAAAATCACTGCGTCATGAAAACACCAAACTGCCGGCTGATATTGATTACAGCCAGGTAAAAGGGCTTTCTAACGAAGTAGTTCTAAAACTAACTAACGCTAAACCGGATTCAATTGGTATTGCTTCTCGTATTTCGGGTATTACACCTGCGGCAATTTCAATCCTATTGGTTTACTTGAAAAAACACGGCCTGTTGAAAAAGGGTGAGGAAGCATAA
- the mioC gene encoding FMN-binding protein MioC, giving the protein MIHIITGSTLGGAEYVGDHLNDLLEEQGHEITLHNQPTYNDIPQQGFWLVVTSTHGAGEFPDNIKPFIADLTEHAPQLDKVRFAVIAIGDSSYDTFCAAGQTAHELLTKLGGQAISDCFTIDVLETPVPEDAAEEWFNDHSDQF; this is encoded by the coding sequence ATGATCCACATTATTACAGGTAGCACCTTAGGTGGCGCTGAATACGTTGGCGATCACCTTAATGATCTTCTAGAAGAACAAGGCCATGAGATAACGCTACACAACCAGCCTACATACAATGATATCCCTCAACAAGGCTTCTGGTTAGTGGTGACCTCGACCCATGGTGCCGGTGAATTTCCTGACAATATCAAGCCATTCATAGCCGATCTGACAGAGCACGCACCTCAACTCGATAAGGTTCGCTTTGCAGTCATTGCCATTGGTGATTCAAGCTACGACACCTTCTGCGCAGCAGGCCAAACCGCTCATGAGTTATTAACAAAACTTGGCGGACAGGCGATTTCTGACTGTTTTACCATCGATGTTTTGGAGACTCCGGTCCCTGAAGACGCTGCAGAAGAGTGGTTTAACGATCATAGTGACCAATTTTAA
- the mnmE gene encoding tRNA uridine-5-carboxymethylaminomethyl(34) synthesis GTPase MnmE produces MTTDTIVAQATAPGRGGVGIIRVSGPLATQVALEVTGKTLKPRYAEYLPFKSADGIELDQGIALYFPNPHSFTGEDVLELQGHGGPVVMDMLIKRILGISGVRAARPGEFSERAFLNDKMDLTQAEAIADLIDASSEEAAKSALQSLQGEFSKRINTLVDSLIHLRIYVEAAIDFPEEEIDFLADGKVSADLQAIIDNLEAVRQEANQGAIMREGMKVVIAGRPNAGKSSLLNALSGKESAIVTDIAGTTRDVLREHIHIDGMPLHIIDTAGLRDASDEVEKIGIERAWEEIAQADRVLFMVDGTTTDATDPKDIWPDFVDRLPNNIGMTVIRNKADQTNEELGICHVNDPTLIRLSAKTGQGVDALRSHLKECMGFAGGHEGGFMARRRHLDALERASEHLDIGQQQLEGYMAGEILAEELRITQQHLNEITGEFSSDDLLGRIFSSFCIGK; encoded by the coding sequence ATGACTACAGATACGATTGTTGCTCAAGCGACCGCGCCCGGCCGTGGTGGCGTCGGTATTATCCGCGTTTCCGGCCCATTAGCGACTCAGGTTGCCCTAGAAGTAACGGGAAAAACACTTAAGCCTCGCTACGCTGAGTACCTACCTTTTAAATCTGCCGATGGCATCGAGCTCGACCAAGGTATCGCGCTCTACTTCCCTAACCCGCACTCTTTTACCGGCGAAGACGTTCTAGAGCTGCAAGGTCACGGTGGCCCAGTGGTTATGGATATGCTCATCAAGCGCATCCTGGGGATCTCTGGTGTGCGTGCAGCTCGCCCTGGTGAGTTCTCAGAGCGTGCGTTCTTGAACGACAAGATGGACTTAACCCAAGCTGAAGCGATTGCTGACTTGATTGACGCAAGCTCAGAAGAAGCGGCAAAATCAGCGCTGCAATCATTGCAAGGTGAGTTCTCTAAGCGCATTAATACGCTGGTCGATTCACTGATTCACCTACGAATCTATGTTGAAGCAGCGATAGACTTCCCTGAAGAAGAAATCGACTTTCTGGCTGACGGTAAAGTAAGTGCTGACTTACAGGCTATCATCGATAACCTAGAGGCGGTGCGCCAAGAAGCCAACCAAGGCGCCATCATGCGTGAAGGCATGAAGGTGGTGATCGCTGGTCGCCCAAATGCCGGTAAATCTAGTCTACTGAACGCGCTGTCAGGCAAAGAGTCGGCAATCGTGACCGATATTGCTGGTACCACACGTGATGTACTGCGAGAGCATATCCATATTGATGGTATGCCACTGCATATTATCGATACCGCAGGCTTACGTGATGCATCTGACGAAGTCGAAAAAATCGGCATTGAGCGTGCTTGGGAAGAAATTGCTCAGGCTGACCGAGTCCTATTTATGGTGGATGGCACTACAACCGATGCCACTGACCCGAAAGATATCTGGCCAGATTTCGTTGATCGTTTGCCAAATAACATAGGGATGACCGTCATTCGTAACAAAGCGGATCAAACCAATGAAGAGCTCGGGATTTGTCACGTAAACGATCCAACTCTGATTCGCTTGTCCGCAAAAACAGGTCAAGGCGTGGATGCCCTACGCAGTCATCTAAAAGAGTGTATGGGCTTTGCTGGTGGTCATGAAGGTGGCTTTATGGCTCGCCGTCGTCACTTAGATGCGCTTGAGCGTGCCTCTGAGCACCTCGATATTGGCCAGCAGCAACTTGAAGGCTACATGGCGGGTGAAATCTTGGCGGAAGAGCTTCGTATCACTCAGCAACACCTTAATGAGATAACGGGCGAGTTCAGCTCAGACGATCTCTTGGGGCGTATCTTCTCTTCATTCTGTATTGGTAAATAA
- the yidC gene encoding membrane protein insertase YidC: MDSQRNILLIALALVSFLLFQQWNVAKNPAPQAVEQAQSGSTLPAPSYADDLDPAPGQVASSAKTITVTTDVLTLSIDTVGGDVVKADLNDYSAEFDSEESFVLLKNEPGHQFIAQSGLVGPQGIDLSSTNRPSYTVSADSLTLADGQDELRIPMTYQANGLDYTKTFILKRGSYAIDVEYDVVNNSGNNATFGMYAHLRQNVMDDGGSLTMPTYRGGAYSTEDTRYKKYSFDDMQDRNLSLNLANGQGWAAMIQHYFASAWIPRDEAGSNLYTRVIGNLGDIGVRMPNKTIANGDEASFKATLWVGPKLQDQMAATAPNLDLVVDYGWLWFIAKPLHTLLSFIQGFVSNWGVAIIILTFIVRGAMYPLTKAQYTSMAKMRMLQPKLTAMRERIGDDRQRMSQEMMELYKKEKVNPLGGCLPILLQMPIFISLYWALMESVELRHSPFFGWITDLSAQDPYYILPLLMGASMFLIQKMSPTTVTDPMQQKIMTFMPVMFTFFFLFFPSGLVLYWLVSNIVTLIQQTLIYRALEKKGLHSK, encoded by the coding sequence TTCCTACTTTTCCAACAATGGAATGTAGCTAAGAACCCAGCTCCACAAGCGGTTGAGCAGGCACAATCTGGCAGCACCCTACCAGCGCCATCTTATGCAGATGATCTAGACCCGGCTCCTGGTCAAGTTGCTTCTTCTGCAAAAACTATCACAGTGACCACTGATGTACTGACTCTGTCAATTGATACGGTTGGTGGTGATGTTGTGAAAGCAGACCTAAATGATTACTCAGCTGAGTTTGATTCTGAAGAGAGCTTTGTTCTTCTTAAGAATGAACCAGGCCACCAATTTATCGCGCAAAGCGGTCTAGTTGGTCCTCAAGGTATCGACCTTAGCAGCACTAACCGCCCTAGCTACACGGTTTCAGCAGACAGCTTAACGCTGGCTGACGGTCAGGATGAACTACGCATCCCAATGACTTACCAAGCGAACGGCCTAGATTACACAAAAACATTCATCCTTAAGCGCGGCAGCTACGCGATTGACGTTGAATACGATGTAGTCAACAACTCTGGTAACAATGCGACATTCGGTATGTACGCTCACCTACGTCAAAACGTTATGGATGACGGCGGTAGCCTAACAATGCCAACTTACCGTGGTGGTGCTTACTCTACGGAAGACACGCGTTACAAGAAATACAGCTTCGACGATATGCAAGATCGCAACCTGTCTCTTAACCTAGCAAACGGTCAAGGTTGGGCAGCGATGATTCAACACTACTTTGCAAGTGCTTGGATTCCACGCGACGAAGCAGGCAGCAACCTTTACACTCGTGTAATTGGTAACCTAGGCGACATCGGTGTTCGTATGCCGAACAAAACTATCGCTAACGGTGACGAAGCAAGCTTTAAAGCAACGCTTTGGGTTGGTCCTAAACTTCAAGACCAAATGGCAGCAACTGCACCAAACCTAGACTTGGTTGTAGATTACGGCTGGCTATGGTTCATTGCTAAACCACTTCATACTCTGCTTTCGTTCATTCAAGGCTTCGTATCGAACTGGGGTGTAGCAATTATCATCCTAACTTTCATCGTTCGTGGTGCTATGTACCCACTAACGAAAGCTCAGTACACGTCTATGGCGAAAATGCGTATGCTTCAGCCTAAGCTGACAGCAATGCGTGAGCGTATTGGCGACGACCGTCAACGCATGAGCCAAGAAATGATGGAGCTTTACAAGAAAGAGAAAGTAAACCCACTAGGTGGCTGTTTACCTATCCTTCTGCAAATGCCTATCTTCATTTCGCTATACTGGGCACTAATGGAGTCTGTTGAACTACGTCACTCACCGTTCTTCGGTTGGATTACTGACCTTTCAGCGCAAGACCCATACTACATCTTGCCACTTCTGATGGGTGCTTCAATGTTCCTAATCCAGAAGATGAGCCCGACGACTGTAACGGATCCAATGCAGCAGAAGATCATGACCTTTATGCCGGTTATGTTCACATTCTTCTTCCTGTTCTTCCCTTCAGGTCTGGTTCTTTACTGGCTAGTATCGAACATCGTAACTCTGATTCAGCAAACGCTTATCTACCGCGCGCTGGAGAAGAAAGGCTTACATTCTAAGTAA